The Manihot esculenta cultivar AM560-2 chromosome 1, M.esculenta_v8, whole genome shotgun sequence genome has a window encoding:
- the LOC110620991 gene encoding pentatricopeptide repeat-containing protein At1g11290, chloroplastic, translated as MCYLLKTAHKLFDEIAKRNLHIRNSIYRLYFTSTLHEYTGYKDSVEFYHEKDNVFLWTSKISELVRKKQHERAIGLFKTMLLSDQRPNFVTLVSLIRALGAFSCQEVIRVAHAYVIKLGFELEAPVVTALLGLYSMFDIGIACKLFEHSLHKDVVLWSAMVSACVKNEKYKEAIHYFRRMLYYGMETNHVTVISVLPAGAHLGGLCFVNQIHGFSIKRVFYSLTNVQNSLVDVYAKSGELKASISLFNGMWQKDLVSWRTMICMCIENECPREGLNIFLKMQYSNIEPDEIIIRHAILASVKAKEIKFGLGFHACIEKNGFLAFISVGTSLLQMYAKYGKFGSARMVFDQLDNKDLIAWSAIISVHARGGQPHDALSAFKQMQSINEKPNKVTFVSLLQACTALGAQELGESIHGFVTKAGYSSNIYLKSCLIDLYCKLGRIKQCKALFDETSTKDVVCWSSMIKGYGWNGYGFEALETFSKMLNCGVKPNDTVFLSVLSACSQCGLEHEGRRWFYSMQEKHGITPKLAHYACMVDLLSRQGNIEEALKFVKEMPVEPDKRIWGALLAGCRSKCEGSTKVAEFVFQQLSALDPEDTSCYETL; from the coding sequence ATGTGTTATCTTCTAAAAACTGCACATAAACTGTTCGATGAGATCGCTAAACGAAACTTGCACATAAGGAACTCCATTTATCGTTTGTATTTCACTTCTACTCTCCATGAATATACAGGCTATAAAGACTCGGTCGAGTTTTATCACGAAAAAGACAACGTATTCTTGTGGACATCTAAAATTTCTGAACTGGTTAGAAAAAAGCAGCATGAACGGGCAATTGGGTTGTTCAAAACTATGCTATTGAGCGACCAAAGGCCAAACTTTGTGACATTGGTGAGCTTAATACGCGCCTTGGGTGCATTCAGTTGCCAAGAAGTAATACGGGTAGCACATGCTTATGTGATAAAATTGGGGTTTGAGCTAGAAGCTCCTGTTGTGACAGCTCTTCTTGGCTTATATTCCATGTTTGATATTGGAATAGCGTGTAAGTTATTTGAGCATTCACTGCATAAGGATGTGGTACTGTGGAGCGCAATGGTGTCAGCCTGCGTTAAGAATGAGAAGTATAAGGAGGCCATTCATTATTTTAGGAGAATGCTTTATTATGGTATGGAGACTAATCACGTGACCGTTATTAGTGTTTTACCTGCTGGTGCTCATCTTGGTGGGTTATGTTTCGTGAATCAGATTCATGGGTTTTCTATAAAAAGGGTATTTTATTCTTTAACAAATGTTCAAAACTCGCTTGTGGATGTCTACGCAAAAAGTGGGGAATTGAAGGCTTCGATTTCACTTTTCAATGGAATGTGGCAGAAGGATTTAGTTTCGTGGAGGACTATGATTTGCATGTGTATTGAGAATGAATGTCCTAGAGAAGGATTGAATATTTTCTTGAAGATGCAATATTCTAACATTGAACCAGATGAAATCATTATCCGGCATGCAATTTTGGCATCAGTAAAAGCAAAAGAGATTAAATTTGGATTGGGATTTCATGCCTGCATAGAGAAAAATGGATTCTTGGCTTTTATTTCAGTTGGCACCTCGCTTCTTCAAATGTATGCTAAGTATGGGAAGTTTGGTTCAGCTAGGATGGTATTTGATCAGCTGGATAATAAAGATCTCATTGCATGGAGTGCAATAATCTCAGTACATGCTCGAGGAGGGCAACCTCATGATGCCTTGAGTGCATTTAAGCAAATGCAATCCATAAATGAGAAGCCTAATAAGGTCACATTTGTTAGCCTTTTACAAGCATGTACTGCACTAGGTGCTCAGGAGCTTGGAGAAAGCATCCATGGGTTTGTAACTAAAGCAGGTTACTCATCCAATATTTATTTGAAATCCTGCTTGATTGATTTATACTGCAAACTTGGAAGGATAAAGCAATGTAAGGCGCTTTTTGATGAAACTTCCACCAAAGATGTAGTATGTTGGAGTTCAATGATTAAGGGATATGGGTGGAATGGGTATGGATTTGAGGCTCTTGAAACATTCTCCAAAATGTTGAATTGTGGAGTCAAGCCCAATGATACTGTTTTCCTTTCTGTTTTATCTGCTTGTAGTCAATGTGGGCTAGAGCATGAAGGTCGCCGTTGGTTTTACTCTATGCAAGAAAAGCATGGAATCACTCCAAAACTTGCACACTATGCTTGCATGGTGGATTTGCTAAGTCGCCAAGGGAATATTGAGGAAGCTCTTAAATTTGTAAAGGAAATGCCAGTGGAGCCCGACAAAAGAATCTGGGGAGCTCTTCTTGCTGGTTGTAGATCAAAATGTGAGGGGTCAACTAAGGTGGCAGAGTTTGTGTTCCAACAGCTCAGTGCCCTCGACCCAGAAGACACCAGCTGTTATGAGACTTTATGA
- the LOC110615531 gene encoding uncharacterized protein LOC110615531 → MSLICGLPILECVYCLGCARWVSQKFLYNAGHESENWGLATAEEFEPVPRLCRLIHASYEYDPRDPFWATPGDHGINADWVILRKSHAETGGRSTPYMIYLDNENAEIVLAIRGLNMAKESDFVVLLDNKLGQTKFDGGYVHNGLLKTAKWVFDTECSVLRDLVEKNPDYRLTFAGHSLGAGVVALMVIYAIQNRKRLGNIERKRIRCFGMAPPRCMSLNLAVRYADVINSVVLQDDFLPRSTTALEDIFKSILCFPCLLCLMCLKDTFTFEEKMLRDPRRLYAPGRLYHIVERKSLRIGRYPPVVRTAVPVDGRFEHIVLSCNATSDHALLWIERESRRALDLMLEKDQIMGIPAKQWMDRRQHLAREQSEEHEAAIQRAVALDVPQAYSSSPYGTFDEMEEGETSSSSTRGISMLSFKKIGARWDHFIDRLFDVDESGLLVFKKPIS, encoded by the exons ATGTCACTCATCTGCGGCCTTCCAATCCTTGAATGTGTGTACTGCTTGGGGTGTGCTCGTTGGGTATCGCAGAAATTCCTTTATAATGCAGGACATGAAAGTGAGAACTGGGGCCTAGCCACAGCCGAAGAATTTGAGCCTGTTCCCCGCCTTTGTCGCCTAATTCATGCTTCCTATGAATATGATCCTCGAGACCCATTTTGGGCAACCCCAGGAGATCATGGCATCAATGCTGATTGGGTCATTCTGAGGAAAAGTCATGCAGAAACCGGGGGACGTTCAACTCCTTATATGATTTATCTTGACAATGAAAACGCTGAAATAGTTTTGGCCATTAGAGGGCTTAATATGGCAAAGGAAAGTGATTTTGTTGTTTTGCTTGATAATAAATTGGGTCAGACTAAGTTTGATGGTGGTTACGTTCACAATGGACTATTGAAGACTGCAAAATGGGTTTTTGATACAGAGTGTAGTGTTTTGAGGGATTTGGTTGAGAAAAATCCAGATTATAGATTGACTTTTGCAGGACATTCTTTAGGGGCAGGAGTGGTGGCATTGATGGTGATTTATGCAATTCAGAATAGGAAGAGATTGGGGAACATTGAGAGGAAGAGGATCAGATGCTTTGGCATGGCTCCTCCTAGATGCATGTCACTGAATTTGGCTGTGAGATATGCTGATGTTATCAATTCTGTTGTGTTACAG GATGATTTCTTACCACGATCTACCACTGCTTTGGAAGatattttcaaatcaattttatg TTTTCCATGTCTACTATGCCTAATGTGCTTGAAGGACACATTCACTTTTGAGGAGAAGATGCTTAGAGACCCACGACGGCTTTATGCACCTGGTCGCCTATACCATATTGTTGAGAGAAAGTCCCTCAG GATAGGAAGATATCCACCAGTTGTTAGGACAGCAGTCCCTGTGGATGGGCGATTTGAGCACATAGTTCTTTCATGCAATGCGACCTCTGACCATGCCCTTCTGTGGATAGAAAGGGAATCTCGAAGGGCTCTTGAT TTGATGCTGGAGAAAGATCAGATCATGGGTATTCCAGCAAAGCAGTGGATGGATCGCCGGCAACATTTAGCACGAGAACAGAGTGAAGAGCACGAGGCAGCTATTCAGAGAGCTGTTGCTTTGGATGTTCCACAAGCCTACTCATCTTCTCCATATGGAACCTTCGATGAAATGGAAGAAGGGGAGACTTCTAGCAGCTCAACTAGAGGAATTTCGATGTTGTCATTCAAGAAAATAGGGGCACGTTGGGATCATTTTATAGACCGTCTTTTCGATGTGGATGAGTCCGGTCTCCTGGTGTTCAAGAAGCCAATCTCATAA
- the LOC110617727 gene encoding transcription factor GLABRA 3 isoform X1, with the protein MANTVQSQNVVAENLRKQLAVAVRSIRWSYAIFWSLSTTQLGVLEWADGYYNGDFKTRKTVPKQEKIGLQRSEQLRELYKSLLEGEIDQQANRPFATLSPEDLSDAEWYYVVCMSFLFNPGENLPGRALANKETIWLCNAQYADNRVFSRSLLAKSACIQTVVCFPYLEGVIELGVTELVAEDPSLIQHVKASLLEFSKPVCTEKISSAPHSADDDKDPVCAQVDHETGDALAVLEDLYNPTEDIIFNQEGIDEWHGNMHEQLKMDSPDDCSSGCVQNHRTEEPLLECLNGGTSHVQSWHLMGDELSNGVQDSANSSDSIPEAIANDGVSTLSCLKYQNVGHLLLKELKAGNQSKLSSLDLGASDDLHYRRTLSIVLRSSNQWIGNSSFCRGNHKSSFVTWKKGEFRGHTPQVHQNVLRRILFTVPLLHSGCSLRSYIENGGKDCGRKLKSNEIWQGLSKKQRMHEKFLIDKTSILDDMIGYLKELEARVEELESCMDLGEYTARPRRSELEMAEQTSDNYESMKIENGKKVCINKRKASDTYEDGLPLNVQLSIREEEVLIQMKCAYREYILLDIMDQINNLHLDVQSVQSSTVDGILTVTLKSKFRGAAVASAGMIKQALRKVGSN; encoded by the exons ATGGCCAATACTGTGCAAAGCCAGAACGTTGTGGCAGAGAACTTGAGGAAACAACTTGCAGTAGCTGTGAGGAGTATCAGGTGGAGCTATGCAATTTTCTGGTCACTTTCAACTACGCAACTAGG GGTGCTTGAGTGGGCGGATGGGTATTATAATGGAGACTTCAAGACCAGGAAGACTGTGCCTAAGCAGGAGAAAATAGGGTTGCAGAGAAGTGAGCAACTTAGAGAACTTTATAAGTCTCTTCTTGAAGGTGAAATTGACCAACAGGCTAATAGGCCTTTTGCTACATTGTCTCCTGAGGATCTCTCCGATGCAGAGTGGTATTACGTGGTTTGCATGTCCTTTTTATTCAATCCTGGTGAAAA TTTGCCCGGAAGAGCATTAGCAAATAAAGAAACCATCTGGTTGTGCAATGCTCAATATGCAGACAATCGAGTATTCTCTCGCTCTTTGCTTGCAAAG AGTGCATGTATTCAG ACTGTGGTATGTTTTCCCTACCTTGAGGGAGTAATTGAGCTGGGTGTCACTGAGCTG GTTGCGGAGGATCCCAGTCTCATTCAACATGTCAAGGCTTCCTTATTGGAATTCTCAAAGCCAGTTTGCACTGAAAAAATTTCTTCTGCTCCTCATAGTGCAGATGATGATAAAGACCCAGTATGCGCTCAAGTTGACCATGAAACTGGAGATGCATTGGCAGTTCTGGAGGACCTGTACAATCCCACTGAAGATATTATATTTAACCAAGAGGGAATTGATGAATGGCATGGAAATATGCATGAACAATTAAAAATGGATTCTCCTGATGATTGTTCAAGTGGCTGTGTTCAGAATCACCGGACTGAGGAGCCTTTGCTTGAATGTTTAAATGGTGGGACCTCTCACGTTCAAAGTTGGCATCTCATGGGTGATGAATTGAGCAATGGTGTTCAAGATTCTGCCAATTCCAGTGACTCTATACCTGAAGCTATTGCAAATGATGGAGTCAGTACTCTCTCTTGTCTCAAGTACCAAAATGTAGGCCACCTTCTGTTGAAAGAACTTAAAGCAGGCAACCAAAGCAAATTGAGTTCCTTGGATCTTGGAGCTAGCGATGATTTGCACTATAGAAGAACTTTATCAATAGTCCTTAGAAGTTCAAACCAATGGATTGGAAATTCAAGTTTCTGTAGAGGGAATCACAAATCCAGCTTTGTTACTTGGAAGAAAGGAGAATTTAGGGGTCATACGCCACAAGTACATCAAAATGTGCTAAGAAGAATTTTATTCACAGTCCCTCTGCTGCACAGTGGATGCTCCCTTAGGTCATACATAGAAAATGGAGGAAAAGATTGTGGTAGGAAGCTGAAAAGCAATGAAATATGGCAGGGATTATCAAAGAAACAGAGAATGCATGAAAAATTCCTG ATTGACAAAACATCAATACTGGATGACATGATTGGATACTTAAAAGAACTTGAGGCAAGAGTGGAAGAATTGGAATCTTGCATGGACTTGGGGGAGTATACAGCAAGACCCAGAAGGAGCGAATTAGAAATGGCAGAGCAGACATCAGATAACTATGAAAGCATGAAGATTGAAAATGGTAAGAAGGTTTGTATAAACAAGAGGAAGGCCAGTGACACTTATGAAGATGGCTTGCCCTTGAATGTGCAGCTCAGTATCAGGGAGGAGGAAGTTCTAATTCAGATGAAATGTGCTTACAGGGAATACATATTGCTTGACATTATGGATCAAATTAACAATCTTCACTTGGATGTGCAATCAGTTCAGTCATCTACTGTTGATGGTATTCTCACAGTGACCCTAAAATCTAAG TTTCGAGGGGCAGCAGTTGCATCTGCAGGGATGATCAAACAAGCACTCCGGAAGGTTGGGAGTAATTAA
- the LOC110611046 gene encoding RGG repeats nuclear RNA binding protein C has translation MAFGENVFTLLPDDNDGDIGAFINVVAAESRVAQDEEKKKRQEEKAEAKKQKQGQQEENLRHDAVMRAKRPVLSNLLYNNHIVFTKDKPAEEGKDQGVGVKEKGKSGEDGFQDKVGATVYHQERGSYSGGYSNEGDNGYQGNQVGEGRYERNYGRGNLRQDNNGGYGSYSRDCEKDTLYLENNGGEQGFRGERSYRRGRLYQENNRGERRYIRGNLYQENNGGEQGFRGDGNHRRFYFYQYNNGRDEGYVAYRGGGRWRGRGRGRGFNENNGSEDLVSEESQHVVKDLNGSTERQKNGGLSSGDSLNGVQMSGNSEKKELDDTEQPLNGDREEAADSNVEEKKKKKNEVNDHSKEKSQQKEESPANTMTYQEYEKVLLEKKKALEAMGLSEKPRANLDKDSESMQPIGKRIEESTVKPKSSEDKLRKKDGVTNKKNGSRSINIDEFLKPEKGKKYFAGYGGRTGYQGESSDGPGDVHNGRMFSTQAPAPRIDDVVQFPALGRRSSKMT, from the coding sequence ATGGCGTTTGGAGAGAACGTGTTTACTCTCTTGCCCGACGACAATGATGGAGACATTGGAGCCTTCATCAATGTAGTTGCTGCGGAGTCAAGGGTTGCTCAGGacgaggagaagaagaagagacaaGAAGAGAAGGCGGAAGCCAAGAAGCAGAAGCAAGGGCAGCAAGAAGAGAACCTTCGGCATGATGCTGTGATGCGCGCAAAGCGTCCTGTTCTTTCTAACTTGTTGTACAACAACCATATCGTTTTCACGAAGGATAAACCAGCCGAAGAAGGTAAAGATCAAGGAGTGGGTgttaaagaaaaaggaaaatccgGTGAGGATGGTTTCCAAGATAAGGTAGGGGCGACTGTTTATCATCAAGAAAGGGGTAGTTACAGTGGGGGGTATAGTAACGAAGGAGACAATGGGTACCAGGGAAATCAGGTAGGGGAGGGACGTtatgaaaggaactatggaaGGGGTAATCTTCGTCAAGATAATAATGGAGGGTATGGAAGTTATAGCAGGGATTGTGAAAAGGATACTCTTTATCTGGAGAACAATGGAGGGGAACAGGGTTTTAGAGGGGAGAGAAGTTATAGAAGGGGTCGTCTTTATCAGGAGAACAATAGAGGGGAGAGACGTTATATAAGGGGTAATCTTTATCAGGAGAACAACGGAGGGGAGCAGGGGTTTAGAGGAGATGGAAATCATCGAcggttttatttttatcagTATAACAATGGTAGGGACGAAGGCTATGTGGCTTATCGTGGTGGTGGAAGATGGAGAGGCCGTGGACGAGGGAGAGGGTTCAATGAAAATAATGGGTCTGAAGATCTCGTTTCTGAAGAAAGTCAGCATGTGGTGAAGGATCTCAATGGCAGTACGGAGAGACAGAAGAATGGCGGCTTGAGTTCTGGTGATAGCCTTAACGGGGTTCAGATGTCTGGTAATTCTGAAAAGAAAGAGCTTGATGATACAGAACAGCCACTCAATGGTGATAGAGAGGAAGCCGCAGATTCTAACGtggaggagaaaaagaaaaagaagaatgaaGTTAATGATCATTCTAAGGAGAAGTCTCAACAGAAAGAGGAGAGTCCTGCAAACACCATGACCTACCAAGAATATGAGAAAGTGCTACTTGAGAAGAAGAAGGCTTTGGAAGCAATGGGGCTCTCTGAGAAACCGAGAGCTAACCTTGACAAGGATTCTGAGTCGATGCAACCCATTGGCAAGAGGATTGAGGAAAGTACCGTCAAGCCCAAATCTTCCGAGGACAAGCTGAGGAAGAAAGATGGAGTTACCAATAAGAAGAATGGCTCCAGGTCAATCAACATTGATGAGTTCCTCAAACCAGAAAAGGGGAAGAAATATTTTGCAGGCTATGGTGGTCGGACTGGATATCAGGGTGAGAGTAGTGATGGGCCTGGGGACGTTCATAATGGCCGAATGTTTTCAACGCAAGCGCCTGCTCCTAGAATCGATGATGTGGTTCAGTTTCCTGCCCTTGGGAGGAGAAGCAGCAAAATGACCTGA
- the LOC110615509 gene encoding rop guanine nucleotide exchange factor 3: MDTSSNYDDSSDVGYHPSPSSLDQTETPGFSTSGDSFLFRRTYSETSAFSDPSDPIEDNSYSSEPSPCHWPPNKSAALNQPVLGRLGMKQRKHIIDDQELVDPEIETMKERFAKLLLGEDMSGSGKGVCTAVTISNSITNLYATVFGQNLRLEPLKPEKKAMWKREMDCLLSVCDYIVEFIPKSQNLKDGTALEVMEGILRSDIYINLPALRKLDAMLIEILDGFHDIEFWYAEQGSMSSNSTRSGSFRRVIVQRKEEKWWVPVPCVPPGGLSEKSRKHLRHKRDSANQIHKAAMAINSSILAEMDIPDTYIESLPKSGRASVGDIIYRYMCSTDKFSPDHVLDCLNIASEHEALELADRVEASMYTWRRKACMKNSKSSWEMVKDLMSDMDRTDKNHALAERAESLLFCLKRKYPELSQTSLDTCKIQYNRDVGQAILESYSRVLEGLAFNIVAWIEDVLFVDQSVRSRGQ; the protein is encoded by the exons ATGGACACTTCTTCGAATTACGATGATAGTTCTGATGTGGGTTATCATCCCTCACCGTCTTCTCTGGATCAAACTGAAACTCCAGGGTTTTCAACAAGTGGCGACTCTTTCTTGTTTCGTCGGACTTATTCAGAGACCTCAGCCTTCTCTGACCCCTCTGACCCCATAGAAGACAACAGCTATTCAAGCGAACCTTCTCCTTGTCACTGGCCACCAAACAAATCCGCAGCCCTTAATCAGCCTGTCCTTGGTAGGCTAGGTATGAAGCAACGAAAGCACATCATCGATGATCAAGAGTTAGTAGATCCAG AAATTGAGACGATGAAAGAAAGATTCGCAAAGCTTTTGCTTGGTGAAGACATGTCAGGAAGCGGAAAAGGCGTCTGCACGGCTGTCACAATCTCAAATTCCATAACCAATCTCTATG CCACTGTGTTCGGGCAGAATTTGAGGTTGGAGCCCCTGAAACCTGAGAAAAAAGCAATGTGGAAGAGAGAAATGGATTGTCTTCTTTCTGTGTGTGATTACATTGTAGAATTCATCCCCAAGTCGCAGAATTTAAAAGATGGAACAGCTCTGGAG GTGATGGAAGGCATACTACGATCTGATATTTACATCAACCTTCCTGCATTAAGAAAGCTTGATGCTATGCTCATC GAGATACTCGATGGGTTCCACGATATTGAATTCTGGTATGCAGAACAAGGAAGCATGTCATCAAATTCAACTCGTTCGGGTTCATTTCGCAGAGTTATTGTTCAGCGGAAAGAGGAGAAATGGTGGGTGCCAGTTCCTTGTGTTCCTCCAGGCGGTCTCTCTGAGAAGTCAAGGAAGCACTTGAGACACAAACGTGACTCTGCTAATCAAATTCACAAAGCAGCCATGGCCATTAATAGTAGTATTCTTGCTGAAATGGATATTCCAGACACATACATAGAATCACTTCCCAAG AGTGGAAGAGCGAGTGTAGGGGACATAATTTACCGCTACATGTGTTCAACAGACAAATTTTCCCCAGACCATGTTCTGGACTGTCTCAATATAGCATCAGAACATGAAGCACTCGAGCTTGCAGACCGAGTAGAAGCTTCAATGTACACGTGGAGACGTAAAGCGTGCATGAAGAATTCAAAATCGTCCTGGGAAATGGTAAAAGACCTCATGTCTGACATGGATCGAACAGACAAAAATCATGCTTTAGCAGAAAGAGCAGAGAGTTTGCTCTTCTGCTTGAAGCGGAAGTATCCTGAACTTTCACAGACGTCCCTGGACACATGCAAGATACAGTACAATCGG GATGTGGGACAAGCAATCCTCGAGAGCTACTCGAGAGTCTTAGAAGGCCTAGCATTCAACATAGTAGCTTGGATTGAAGATGTTCTTTTTGTGGATCAATCTGTAAGAAGTCGAGGTCAATAG
- the LOC110617727 gene encoding transcription factor GLABRA 3 isoform X2: MANTVQSQNVVAENLRKQLAVAVRSIRWSYAIFWSLSTTQLGVLEWADGYYNGDFKTRKTVPKQEKIGLQRSEQLRELYKSLLEGEIDQQANRPFATLSPEDLSDAEWYYVVCMSFLFNPGENLPGRALANKETIWLCNAQYADNRVFSRSLLAKSACIQTVVCFPYLEGVIELGVTELVAEDPSLIQHVKASLLEFSKPVCTEKISSAPHSADDDKDPVCAQVDHETGDALAVLEDLYNPTEDIIFNQEGIDEWHGNMHEQLKMDSPDDCSSGCVQNHRTEEPLLECLNGGTSHVQSWHLMGDELSNGVQDSANSSDSIPEAIANDGVSTLSCLKYQNVGHLLLKELKAGNQSKLSSLDLGASDDLHYRRTLSIVLRSSNQWIGNSSFCRGNHKSSFVTWKKGEFRGHTPQVHQNVLRRILFTVPLLHSGCSLRSYIENGGKDCGRKLKSNEIWQGLSKKQRMHEKFLIDKTSILDDMIGYLKELEARVEELESCMDLGEYTARPRRSELEMAEQTSDNYESMKIENGNTYCLTLWIKLTIFTWMCNQFSHLLLMVFSQ; encoded by the exons ATGGCCAATACTGTGCAAAGCCAGAACGTTGTGGCAGAGAACTTGAGGAAACAACTTGCAGTAGCTGTGAGGAGTATCAGGTGGAGCTATGCAATTTTCTGGTCACTTTCAACTACGCAACTAGG GGTGCTTGAGTGGGCGGATGGGTATTATAATGGAGACTTCAAGACCAGGAAGACTGTGCCTAAGCAGGAGAAAATAGGGTTGCAGAGAAGTGAGCAACTTAGAGAACTTTATAAGTCTCTTCTTGAAGGTGAAATTGACCAACAGGCTAATAGGCCTTTTGCTACATTGTCTCCTGAGGATCTCTCCGATGCAGAGTGGTATTACGTGGTTTGCATGTCCTTTTTATTCAATCCTGGTGAAAA TTTGCCCGGAAGAGCATTAGCAAATAAAGAAACCATCTGGTTGTGCAATGCTCAATATGCAGACAATCGAGTATTCTCTCGCTCTTTGCTTGCAAAG AGTGCATGTATTCAG ACTGTGGTATGTTTTCCCTACCTTGAGGGAGTAATTGAGCTGGGTGTCACTGAGCTG GTTGCGGAGGATCCCAGTCTCATTCAACATGTCAAGGCTTCCTTATTGGAATTCTCAAAGCCAGTTTGCACTGAAAAAATTTCTTCTGCTCCTCATAGTGCAGATGATGATAAAGACCCAGTATGCGCTCAAGTTGACCATGAAACTGGAGATGCATTGGCAGTTCTGGAGGACCTGTACAATCCCACTGAAGATATTATATTTAACCAAGAGGGAATTGATGAATGGCATGGAAATATGCATGAACAATTAAAAATGGATTCTCCTGATGATTGTTCAAGTGGCTGTGTTCAGAATCACCGGACTGAGGAGCCTTTGCTTGAATGTTTAAATGGTGGGACCTCTCACGTTCAAAGTTGGCATCTCATGGGTGATGAATTGAGCAATGGTGTTCAAGATTCTGCCAATTCCAGTGACTCTATACCTGAAGCTATTGCAAATGATGGAGTCAGTACTCTCTCTTGTCTCAAGTACCAAAATGTAGGCCACCTTCTGTTGAAAGAACTTAAAGCAGGCAACCAAAGCAAATTGAGTTCCTTGGATCTTGGAGCTAGCGATGATTTGCACTATAGAAGAACTTTATCAATAGTCCTTAGAAGTTCAAACCAATGGATTGGAAATTCAAGTTTCTGTAGAGGGAATCACAAATCCAGCTTTGTTACTTGGAAGAAAGGAGAATTTAGGGGTCATACGCCACAAGTACATCAAAATGTGCTAAGAAGAATTTTATTCACAGTCCCTCTGCTGCACAGTGGATGCTCCCTTAGGTCATACATAGAAAATGGAGGAAAAGATTGTGGTAGGAAGCTGAAAAGCAATGAAATATGGCAGGGATTATCAAAGAAACAGAGAATGCATGAAAAATTCCTG ATTGACAAAACATCAATACTGGATGACATGATTGGATACTTAAAAGAACTTGAGGCAAGAGTGGAAGAATTGGAATCTTGCATGGACTTGGGGGAGTATACAGCAAGACCCAGAAGGAGCGAATTAGAAATGGCAGAGCAGACATCAGATAACTATGAAAGCATGAAGATTGAAAATG GGAATACATATTGCTTGACATTATGGATCAAATTAACAATCTTCACTTGGATGTGCAATCAGTTCAGTCATCTACTGTTGATGGTATTCTCACAGTGA